One genomic window of Streptomyces sp. WP-1 includes the following:
- a CDS encoding DUF4291 domain-containing protein: MNDQALAPEPKFRIRARYTDTTITVYQAYRPAIGLAAARTGRFPGEWKRDRMTWIKPSFLWMMYRCGWGTEEGQETVLAVEIDRAGFEWALRHACLSHYAPGVHTDRAAWKRELGRALARVQWDPERDLHHNALPHRSLRLGLAGEATRRYADEWVVGIEDVTPLARDVHAAVRAGEREKAEALLPEERAYPVADGVLAHLGA, translated from the coding sequence GTGAACGATCAAGCCCTCGCCCCCGAACCGAAGTTCCGCATCCGCGCCCGATATACGGACACCACGATCACCGTCTACCAGGCGTACCGCCCCGCCATCGGCCTCGCCGCCGCTCGAACCGGTCGGTTTCCGGGGGAGTGGAAGCGGGACCGGATGACCTGGATCAAGCCGTCGTTCCTCTGGATGATGTACCGCTGCGGCTGGGGCACCGAGGAGGGGCAGGAGACGGTGCTCGCGGTCGAGATCGACCGGGCCGGATTCGAGTGGGCCTTGCGGCACGCCTGTCTGTCGCACTACGCGCCCGGGGTGCATACCGACCGGGCGGCCTGGAAGCGGGAGTTGGGGCGGGCGCTGGCGCGGGTGCAGTGGGATCCCGAGCGGGATCTGCACCACAACGCGCTGCCCCACCGCTCGCTGCGACTCGGGCTCGCCGGAGAGGCCACGCGGCGGTACGCCGATGAATGGGTCGTCGGCATCGAGGACGTGACGCCGCTCGCCCGGGACGTGCACGCGGCGGTGCGGGCCGGGGAGCGGGAGAAGGCCGAGGCGTTGTTGCCCGAGGAGCGGGCGTACCCGGTGGCGGACGGCGTGCTCGCCCACCTGGGGGCGTAG
- a CDS encoding spermidine synthase has protein sequence MTEQIPVFRTTDHGAAKLMPDVDRERAWLLTVDGAPQSYVDLDEPTHLEFEYARRLGHALDTAAPEGRALDVLHLGGGALTLPRYVAATRPGSRQDVVEADRGLLDLVAEYLPLPKGAGVAVHAADARAWLGTAPDDTADVLIADVFGGSRVPAHLTTLAYAREAERVLRPGGSYLANLADAAPFAFLRSQLATFAAVFEELALVAEPGVLRGRRFGNAVLIASHRPPDVAALARRVAADVFPARVEHGAAVREFIGSARPVEDADAVPSPVPPGGSFGIG, from the coding sequence GTGACCGAGCAGATACCCGTCTTCCGCACCACCGACCACGGCGCCGCCAAGCTCATGCCCGATGTGGACCGGGAGCGGGCCTGGCTGCTGACGGTCGACGGGGCGCCGCAGTCGTACGTCGACCTGGACGAGCCGACGCACCTGGAGTTCGAGTACGCGCGCCGGCTCGGGCACGCGCTGGACACGGCGGCCCCCGAGGGCCGGGCGCTGGACGTGCTGCACCTGGGCGGGGGAGCGCTGACCCTGCCCCGGTACGTCGCGGCGACCCGGCCCGGTTCCCGGCAGGACGTCGTGGAGGCGGACCGGGGGCTGCTGGACCTGGTCGCCGAGTATCTGCCGCTGCCGAAGGGCGCGGGGGTCGCGGTGCACGCCGCCGACGCCCGCGCCTGGCTGGGGACCGCGCCGGACGACACGGCCGACGTGCTGATCGCGGACGTCTTCGGCGGCTCCCGGGTGCCGGCCCATCTCACCACCCTCGCCTACGCCCGGGAGGCCGAGCGGGTGCTGCGGCCCGGCGGGAGCTATCTCGCCAACCTCGCGGACGCGGCGCCGTTCGCCTTCCTGCGCTCCCAACTGGCCACGTTCGCCGCGGTGTTCGAGGAGCTGGCGCTGGTCGCCGAGCCGGGGGTGCTGCGCGGGCGGCGGTTCGGCAACGCGGTGCTCATCGCCTCGCACCGGCCGCCGGACGTCGCCGCGCTGGCCCGCCGGGTGGCGGCCGACGTCTTCCCCGCCCGGGTCGAACACGGCGCCGCCGTACGGGAGTTCATCGGTTCCGCACGGCCGGTCGAGGACGCGGACGCGGTGCCGTCGCCGGTGCCGCCGGGCGGCTCGTTCGGCATCGGCTGA
- a CDS encoding Gfo/Idh/MocA family protein, with protein sequence MKVGCIGLGDIARKAYLPVLGALPGVDLHLHTRTPATLARVADGLHLPAGQRHDSLDSLLAAGLDAAFVHAPTAAHPELVTRLLTAGVPTYVDKPLAFRLADSERLVELAEQRGVSLFVGFNRRYAPGYAQCLEHPRELILLQKNRVGLPEEPRSMILDDFVHVVDTLRFLAPGPVEDVTIRGRARDGLLHHVVLQLAGDGFTALGVMNRLSGSTEEILEVSGQDTKRQVLNLAEVIDHKGQPTLRRRGDWVPVARQRGIEQAVHTFIDAVRAGQPLSARDALATHELCERVVRAVQDLPGAA encoded by the coding sequence GTGAAGGTCGGCTGCATCGGACTCGGGGACATCGCGCGGAAGGCGTATCTGCCGGTGCTGGGCGCGCTGCCCGGGGTCGATCTCCATCTGCACACCCGCACCCCCGCCACCCTCGCCCGGGTCGCCGACGGCCTCCACCTGCCCGCCGGGCAGCGGCACGACAGCCTCGACTCGCTGCTCGCCGCCGGGCTCGACGCGGCCTTCGTGCACGCGCCCACCGCCGCCCACCCCGAGCTCGTCACCCGGCTGCTGACGGCGGGCGTCCCGACGTACGTCGACAAGCCGCTCGCCTTCCGACTCGCGGACTCCGAGCGGCTGGTGGAGCTGGCCGAGCAGCGCGGCGTCTCCCTCTTCGTCGGCTTCAACCGGCGCTACGCCCCCGGGTACGCGCAGTGCCTGGAGCACCCGCGCGAGCTGATCCTGCTCCAGAAGAACCGGGTCGGGCTGCCCGAGGAGCCCCGCTCGATGATCCTGGACGACTTCGTGCATGTCGTCGACACCCTGCGCTTCCTCGCGCCGGGCCCGGTCGAGGACGTCACGATCCGCGGCCGCGCCCGGGACGGGCTGCTGCACCATGTGGTGCTCCAGCTCGCGGGCGACGGCTTCACCGCGCTCGGCGTGATGAACCGGCTCAGCGGCTCGACGGAGGAGATCCTGGAGGTCTCCGGGCAGGACACCAAGCGCCAGGTGCTCAACCTCGCCGAGGTGATCGACCACAAGGGCCAGCCGACCCTGCGCCGGCGCGGCGACTGGGTGCCGGTGGCCCGGCAGCGCGGCATCGAACAGGCGGTCCACACCTTCATCGACGCGGTACGCGCAGGGCAGCCGCTCAGCGCCCGGGACGCGCTGGCGACCCATGAGCTGTGCGAGCGGGTGGTACGAGCGGTTCAGGACCTCCCCGGCGCAGCCTGA
- a CDS encoding helix-turn-helix domain-containing protein, whose translation MAAPKDPRPCSIADTLAVVGEKYSLLVLREVCLGNGRFDQLARNIGAPRDILATRLRRLVEAGVLTKRVYSEHPQRFDYRPTAAGLELEPVLMALKEWGDIHLRHNTDLPMTMEHSCGHELVPVVTCRACGSPVHHDDLTAHPQTPGWTVKGPATPS comes from the coding sequence ATGGCCGCACCGAAGGATCCGCGCCCCTGCTCCATCGCCGACACCCTCGCGGTGGTGGGAGAGAAGTACTCCCTGCTCGTACTGCGGGAGGTGTGCCTGGGCAACGGCCGGTTCGATCAGCTGGCGCGCAACATCGGCGCGCCGCGCGACATCCTGGCCACCCGGCTGCGCCGGCTCGTGGAGGCCGGGGTGCTGACCAAGCGCGTCTACAGCGAGCATCCCCAGCGCTTCGACTACCGGCCGACCGCGGCGGGCCTGGAGCTGGAGCCGGTCCTGATGGCGCTCAAGGAGTGGGGCGACATCCATCTGCGGCACAACACCGACCTGCCCATGACCATGGAGCACAGCTGCGGCCATGAGCTGGTCCCGGTGGTCACCTGTCGCGCCTGCGGCTCCCCCGTCCATCACGACGACCTGACGGCCCACCCGCAGACCCCGGGCTGGACGGTCAAGGGCCCCGCCACGCCCTCCTGA
- a CDS encoding DUF4442 domain-containing protein: MTVDSASMGEMLATAVPMVRTLNLEFVEVTAERAVLRLPDQPDYHNHIGGPHAGAMFTLAESASGAIVLTAFGDQLSRAVPLAVRAEIGYKKLAMGPVTATATLGRPVAEVVAELDAGGRPEFPVAIAIEREDGAVTGEMTVVWTLRPNG; encoded by the coding sequence ATGACTGTTGACAGCGCCTCGATGGGCGAGATGCTTGCCACCGCGGTCCCGATGGTGCGGACCCTGAACCTGGAGTTCGTCGAGGTGACCGCGGAGCGCGCCGTGCTGCGCCTCCCGGACCAGCCGGACTACCACAACCACATCGGCGGCCCCCACGCCGGCGCCATGTTCACGCTGGCCGAGTCCGCCAGCGGCGCCATCGTGCTCACGGCCTTCGGCGACCAGCTCTCGCGCGCGGTGCCGCTCGCGGTCCGCGCCGAGATCGGCTACAAGAAGCTGGCCATGGGGCCGGTGACGGCGACGGCGACCCTGGGCCGTCCGGTGGCCGAGGTCGTCGCCGAGCTGGACGCGGGCGGGCGGCCGGAGTTCCCGGTCGCCATCGCCATCGAGCGCGAGGACGGCGCCGTCACCGGTGAGATGACGGTGGTGTGGACCCTGCGGCCGAACGGCTGA
- the lnt gene encoding apolipoprotein N-acyltransferase: MTTIDRWLASPWRRSAVVALAGALPVLAFPAPSLWWFAYVALVPWLLLARSAPTGRRAAYDGWCGGFGYLVAVHHWLLPSLHVFIFLIGALLGLLWMPWGWLVRRYLGGTPAPGRCAVALLVLPSGWLLVELVRSWQGLGGPWGILGASQWQVAPALRLASVGGVWLLSFLVVAVNVAAAVLIAVRGARMPAVATVVATAAATTAAWAWAPRPQIDGGTRIAVVQPGVVAGRDSPELRFDREERLTRRLVGQDVDLVVWGESSVGYDLADRPDLSRRIAALSRATGADVLVNVDARRSDRPGIYKSSVLIGPNGPTGDRYDKMRLVPFGEYIPARSVLGWATSVGKAAGEDRRRGTEQVVMNVGHGLRIGPLICFETAFPDMSRHLAEDGADVLLGQSSTSTFQHSWAPEQHASLAALRAAETGRPMVHATLTGVSAVYGPGGQRLGPWLGTDASTAQVYDVPLAHGITPYVRYGDWPVHAALLVLAALCAGEGVRALRLRRGGPEPLVPPARTAHGSPARPGR, from the coding sequence ATGACGACGATCGACCGCTGGCTGGCCTCCCCCTGGCGACGCTCCGCCGTCGTCGCCCTCGCGGGTGCCCTGCCCGTGCTGGCGTTCCCCGCGCCGTCGCTGTGGTGGTTCGCGTACGTCGCCCTGGTCCCGTGGCTGCTGCTGGCCCGCTCGGCGCCGACCGGACGGCGGGCGGCGTACGACGGCTGGTGCGGCGGCTTCGGATATCTCGTGGCGGTGCACCACTGGCTGCTGCCGAGCCTGCATGTGTTCATCTTCCTGATCGGCGCGCTGCTCGGACTGCTCTGGATGCCCTGGGGCTGGCTGGTGCGCCGGTACCTGGGCGGCACCCCCGCCCCCGGCCGGTGCGCCGTCGCTCTCCTCGTGCTGCCCTCGGGCTGGCTGCTGGTGGAGCTGGTCCGCTCCTGGCAGGGACTCGGCGGCCCCTGGGGCATCCTGGGCGCCAGCCAGTGGCAGGTGGCCCCGGCACTGCGGCTGGCCTCGGTCGGCGGGGTGTGGCTGCTCAGCTTCCTAGTGGTGGCGGTGAACGTGGCGGCGGCCGTGCTGATCGCGGTGCGCGGAGCGCGGATGCCCGCCGTTGCCACGGTGGTCGCCACCGCCGCCGCGACCACCGCCGCCTGGGCCTGGGCACCCCGGCCGCAGATCGACGGCGGGACGCGGATCGCCGTCGTACAGCCGGGCGTCGTGGCCGGACGGGACAGCCCGGAGCTGCGTTTCGACCGGGAGGAGCGGCTGACCCGGCGGCTCGTCGGGCAGGACGTCGACCTGGTGGTGTGGGGCGAGTCCAGCGTCGGTTACGACCTCGCCGACCGGCCCGACCTGTCCCGGCGGATCGCCGCACTGTCCCGCGCGACCGGCGCCGACGTCCTGGTGAACGTGGACGCCCGCCGCTCCGACCGGCCCGGGATCTACAAGAGTTCGGTGCTGATCGGCCCGAACGGCCCCACCGGCGACCGGTACGACAAGATGCGTCTCGTCCCGTTCGGCGAGTACATACCCGCCCGTTCCGTGCTCGGCTGGGCCACCTCCGTGGGCAAGGCGGCCGGCGAGGACCGCAGGCGCGGCACCGAGCAGGTCGTGATGAACGTGGGACACGGGCTGCGGATCGGCCCGCTGATCTGCTTCGAGACCGCGTTCCCCGACATGAGCCGGCATCTCGCCGAGGACGGCGCGGACGTGCTCCTCGGGCAGTCCTCCACCTCCACCTTCCAGCACAGCTGGGCGCCGGAGCAGCACGCCTCGCTGGCCGCGCTGCGCGCCGCCGAGACCGGCCGCCCGATGGTGCACGCCACCCTCACCGGCGTCTCCGCCGTGTACGGGCCCGGCGGACAGCGGCTCGGCCCCTGGCTGGGGACCGACGCGAGCACCGCACAGGTGTACGACGTGCCGCTCGCGCACGGCATCACGCCGTACGTCCGCTACGGCGACTGGCCGGTGCACGCCGCGCTGCTGGTGCTGGCCGCGCTGTGCGCCGGCGAGGGCGTCCGGGCGCTCAGGCTGCGCCGGGGAGGTCCTGAACCGCTCGTACCACCCGCTCGCACAGCTCATGGGTCGCCAGCGCGTCCCGGGCGCTGA
- a CDS encoding thiolase family protein — translation MRDAVIVEAVRTPIGKGKPTGALAQVHPVQLLAHTLKSLVERSGVDPALIEDVIGGTVDQVGEQAMNTTRYAVLAAGLPDTVPATTVDRQCGSSQQAVHFAAQGVIAGAYDMVVACGVESMSRVPMWSNVPAGKDPFGPGVAARYPEGLLPQGISAELISAKWSLTRAEMDAFAVSSHRKAAAAWEAGLFDAETAPLEGVTRDECVRPDSTPEILAGLKPAYHDPNFAERFPQIEWNITAGNTSPLNDGASAVLITSSETATRLGLRPLARLHSFAVTGSDPLLMLTGVIPATEKVLARAGLSLGDIDLFEVNEAFASVVLAWQQETGADLAKVNVKGGAIALGHPLGASGTRLTTTLVHAMRERGARYGLQTMCEAGGLANAMILEAV, via the coding sequence ATGCGAGACGCAGTGATCGTCGAGGCCGTACGCACCCCGATCGGCAAGGGCAAGCCCACCGGTGCCCTCGCCCAGGTGCACCCCGTCCAGCTGCTCGCCCACACGCTGAAGTCCCTGGTCGAGCGCTCCGGTGTCGACCCGGCGCTGATCGAGGACGTGATCGGCGGCACCGTCGACCAGGTCGGCGAGCAGGCCATGAACACCACCCGGTACGCCGTGCTCGCCGCCGGTCTGCCCGACACGGTCCCGGCCACCACGGTGGACCGCCAGTGCGGCTCCTCCCAGCAGGCCGTGCACTTCGCCGCCCAGGGTGTGATCGCCGGCGCGTACGACATGGTCGTCGCCTGCGGTGTGGAGTCGATGAGCCGGGTGCCGATGTGGTCCAACGTGCCCGCCGGGAAGGACCCCTTCGGGCCCGGCGTCGCCGCGCGCTACCCCGAGGGGCTGCTGCCGCAGGGCATCAGCGCCGAGCTGATCTCCGCCAAGTGGTCGCTGACCCGCGCGGAGATGGACGCCTTCGCGGTCTCTTCGCACCGCAAGGCCGCCGCGGCCTGGGAGGCGGGGCTCTTCGACGCCGAGACCGCGCCCCTGGAGGGCGTCACCCGCGACGAGTGCGTACGGCCCGACAGCACCCCGGAGATCCTCGCCGGGCTCAAGCCCGCCTACCACGACCCGAACTTCGCCGAGCGCTTCCCGCAGATCGAGTGGAACATCACCGCGGGCAACACCAGCCCGCTCAACGACGGCGCCTCCGCCGTCCTGATCACCTCCAGCGAGACCGCCACCCGGCTCGGCCTGCGCCCGCTCGCCCGGCTGCACAGCTTCGCGGTCACCGGCTCCGACCCGCTGCTGATGCTCACCGGCGTCATCCCGGCCACCGAGAAGGTGCTCGCGCGGGCCGGCCTCTCCCTCGGCGACATCGACCTGTTCGAGGTCAACGAGGCGTTCGCCAGCGTCGTCCTCGCCTGGCAGCAGGAGACCGGCGCCGACCTGGCCAAGGTCAATGTGAAGGGCGGCGCCATCGCCCTCGGCCACCCGCTCGGCGCCAGCGGCACCCGGCTGACCACCACCCTGGTGCACGCGATGCGCGAACGCGGTGCCCGCTACGGCCTCCAGACGATGTGCGAGGCGGGCGGCCTCGCCAACGCGATGATCCTGGAAGCCGTCTGA
- a CDS encoding TVP38/TMEM64 family protein produces MLDATTVPAPPAPRAKFAARCTRALLSPWARLSLLLVLLAAAGALVLLFDPQRLLTQGWPPRAGGLMAVLAFGAGYGLCTVAFVPRPLLNLAAGALFGSRLGLGTALAGTVLGAGVAFGLGRLLGQDALRPLLRGRWLRAADGQLSRHGFRSMLAARLFPGVPFWAANYCAAVSRMGWLPFLLATALGSVPNTAAYAVAGARASAPTSPAFLLAMACIAVPALAGTVVAWRQRHRLRGR; encoded by the coding sequence GTGCTCGATGCCACCACCGTCCCCGCGCCGCCCGCGCCCCGCGCGAAATTCGCCGCCCGCTGCACCCGCGCGCTGCTGTCGCCGTGGGCGCGGCTGTCGCTGCTGCTGGTGCTGCTGGCGGCCGCGGGCGCGCTGGTGCTGCTGTTCGATCCGCAGCGCCTGCTGACCCAGGGCTGGCCGCCGCGGGCGGGCGGGCTGATGGCGGTGCTGGCGTTCGGGGCCGGGTACGGGTTGTGCACGGTGGCGTTCGTACCGCGGCCCCTGCTGAACCTGGCGGCGGGCGCGCTGTTCGGCTCCCGGCTGGGCCTCGGGACCGCGCTCGCCGGGACGGTGCTCGGGGCCGGGGTGGCCTTCGGGCTCGGGCGGCTGCTCGGGCAGGACGCGCTGCGCCCGCTGCTGCGCGGCCGGTGGCTGCGGGCGGCGGACGGGCAGCTGAGCCGGCACGGGTTCCGCTCCATGCTGGCCGCGCGGCTCTTCCCGGGGGTGCCGTTCTGGGCGGCGAACTACTGCGCGGCGGTCTCCCGGATGGGCTGGCTGCCGTTCCTGCTGGCGACGGCGCTCGGGTCGGTCCCGAACACCGCCGCCTACGCGGTCGCCGGCGCCCGTGCCTCGGCGCCGACGTCGCCCGCGTTCCTGCTCGCGATGGCCTGCATCGCCGTACCGGCCCTGGCGGGCACGGTGGTGGCGTGGCGGCAGCGGCACCGGTTGCGCGGCCGGTGA
- a CDS encoding FAD-dependent monooxygenase, which translates to MWGTHPLRDGRVYAYAAAVTPAGGRAPDDERAGLLRRYGDWHHPVPAVLAAVRPADVLRHDVHHLAIPLPAYHAGRVALLGDAAHAMPPTLGQGGNQAVRNAVVPAHHALDLAAYTAARLPRPTAIARQAVRIARVDLARGRAAVAVRDTATAALSRLRPVLFPRGFDGIADWRPPYAAGDVQVGEPQGRDT; encoded by the coding sequence TTGTGGGGGACGCATCCGCTGCGGGACGGACGGGTGTACGCCTACGCGGCGGCCGTCACCCCGGCGGGCGGCCGGGCCCCGGACGACGAACGGGCCGGACTTCTGCGCCGCTACGGCGACTGGCACCACCCCGTCCCCGCCGTACTCGCCGCCGTCCGCCCCGCCGACGTCCTGCGGCACGACGTCCACCACCTCGCGATCCCGCTGCCCGCCTACCACGCGGGCCGCGTCGCTCTCCTCGGCGACGCCGCGCACGCCATGCCGCCCACCCTCGGCCAGGGCGGCAACCAGGCCGTCAGGAACGCCGTCGTCCCCGCCCACCACGCCCTCGACCTCGCCGCCTACACCGCCGCCCGGCTCCCGCGCCCGACGGCCATCGCCCGGCAGGCCGTCAGGATCGCCCGCGTCGACCTGGCTCGCGGCCGCGCCGCCGTCGCCGTCCGCGACACCGCGACGGCCGCCCTGTCCAGGCTCCGCCCCGTCCTCTTCCCGCGCGGCTTCGACGGCATCGCCGACTGGCGGCCCCCGTATGCTGCCGGGGACGTACAGGTGGGCGAGCCGCAGGGGAGAGACACGTGA
- a CDS encoding nuclear transport factor 2 family protein, protein MTQRAELATVLDRLAVDELVTAYAVTVDDGDWTAYPGLFTSGGRADYRSSGGIEGEAGQVAGWLAENLARFAVRQHLIVNRRVRFGVLEHDTGDTARVRADYFNPMRRTGGDGPAAPDLESGGRYDFGLLRTREGWRIGEVVVTEKWRRTATGR, encoded by the coding sequence ATGACGCAGCGTGCGGAACTCGCGACCGTACTGGACCGGCTGGCCGTGGACGAGTTGGTGACCGCGTACGCGGTGACGGTGGACGACGGTGACTGGACGGCGTACCCGGGCCTTTTCACGTCCGGGGGGAGGGCCGATTACCGGTCGTCCGGCGGGATCGAGGGCGAGGCCGGGCAGGTTGCCGGGTGGCTGGCCGAGAACCTGGCGCGGTTCGCCGTACGGCAGCATCTGATCGTCAACCGGCGGGTGCGGTTCGGGGTCCTGGAGCATGACACCGGGGACACCGCGCGGGTGCGGGCCGACTATTTCAATCCGATGCGCCGCACCGGCGGGGACGGCCCGGCCGCGCCGGATCTGGAGAGCGGCGGCCGGTACGACTTCGGGCTCCTGCGCACCCGCGAGGGCTGGCGGATCGGCGAGGTCGTGGTCACGGAGAAGTGGCGGAGGACGGCCACCGGGCGGTGA
- a CDS encoding DinB family protein, with translation MTSERDEPALNAGEREMLEGWLDFHRQTLIAKCEGLTDEQLRTASVPPSELTLMGLVRHMAEVERFWFHEVLLDEDLGVLYCSDDDADGDFHVTETDTWEEAHATHRAEVERARRDTAGRSLEELSRRTDRAGKEHFTLRWIYTHMIEEYARHNGHADLLRERIDGSTGA, from the coding sequence ATGACGAGCGAACGCGACGAACCCGCCCTGAACGCCGGTGAACGGGAGATGCTGGAAGGCTGGCTGGACTTCCACCGCCAGACCCTGATCGCGAAGTGCGAGGGGCTGACCGACGAGCAGCTGCGGACCGCCTCGGTGCCGCCCTCGGAGCTGACCCTGATGGGGCTGGTGCGGCACATGGCCGAGGTGGAGCGGTTCTGGTTCCACGAGGTGCTGCTGGACGAGGATCTCGGCGTCCTCTACTGCTCCGACGACGACGCCGACGGCGACTTCCACGTCACGGAGACGGACACCTGGGAGGAGGCCCACGCCACCCACCGCGCCGAGGTCGAAAGGGCGCGGCGCGACACCGCGGGCCGCTCCCTGGAGGAGCTGTCCCGGCGTACCGACCGCGCCGGCAAGGAGCACTTCACGCTCCGCTGGATCTACACCCACATGATCGAGGAGTACGCCCGGCACAACGGGCACGCGGATCTGCTCCGGGAGCGGATCGACGGGAGCACCGGCGCCTGA
- the tuf gene encoding elongation factor Tu, with translation MSKTAYVRTKPHLNIGTMGHVDHGKTTLTAAITKVLAERGTGTFVPFDRIDRAPEEAARGITINIAHIEYETDTRHYAHVDMPGHADYVKNMVTGAAQLDGAILVVSALDGIMPQTAEHVLLARQVGVDHIVVALNKADGAVDEELTDLVELEVRDLLTAQGYAGDTVPVVRVSGLRALAGDPRWTASVEALLDAVDTYVPMPERYLDAPFLMPVENVLTITGRGTVVTGAVERGTLRLGDRVTVLGADGVETVVTGLETFGKPMTQAQAGDNVAVLLRGVPRDAVRRGHVVAVPGSVVPARRFTARVYVLSGREGGRTTPVATGYRPQFYIRTADVVGDVDLGVAAVARPGETVEMTVELGREVPLEPGLGFAIREGGRTVGAGTVVSVGS, from the coding sequence ATGTCCAAAACGGCCTACGTGCGCACCAAGCCGCACCTGAACATCGGCACCATGGGTCATGTCGACCACGGCAAGACCACCCTGACCGCCGCCATCACCAAGGTCCTCGCCGAGCGCGGCACCGGCACCTTCGTGCCCTTCGACCGCATCGACCGCGCCCCCGAGGAGGCCGCGCGCGGCATCACCATCAACATCGCGCACATCGAGTACGAGACCGACACCCGGCACTACGCCCATGTGGACATGCCCGGCCATGCCGACTACGTGAAGAACATGGTCACCGGCGCCGCCCAGCTCGACGGGGCGATCCTCGTGGTCTCCGCGCTCGACGGGATCATGCCGCAGACCGCGGAGCACGTCCTGCTCGCCCGGCAGGTCGGCGTCGACCACATCGTCGTGGCCCTCAACAAGGCGGACGGCGCGGTCGACGAGGAGCTGACCGACCTGGTCGAGCTGGAGGTCCGCGACCTGCTCACCGCGCAGGGCTACGCGGGCGACACGGTACCCGTCGTACGCGTATCGGGGCTGCGGGCGCTCGCGGGCGACCCGCGCTGGACGGCGTCCGTCGAGGCGCTGCTCGACGCGGTGGACACGTACGTGCCGATGCCCGAGCGGTATCTCGACGCGCCGTTCCTGATGCCGGTGGAGAACGTGCTCACCATCACCGGCCGGGGCACGGTCGTCACCGGCGCCGTGGAGCGCGGCACGCTGCGGCTCGGGGACCGGGTCACGGTGCTCGGCGCGGACGGCGTCGAGACCGTCGTCACCGGCCTGGAGACCTTCGGCAAGCCGATGACCCAGGCGCAGGCCGGGGACAACGTGGCCGTGCTGCTGCGGGGCGTGCCCCGGGACGCGGTGCGCCGGGGGCATGTGGTGGCGGTGCCGGGCAGCGTGGTGCCGGCGCGGCGGTTCACGGCGCGGGTGTACGTGCTGTCGGGGCGCGAGGGGGGTCGTACGACACCGGTCGCGACGGGGTACCGGCCGCAGTTCTACATCCGTACCGCGGACGTGGTCGGGGACGTCGACCTCGGCGTGGCGGCCGTGGCCCGGCCCGGTGAGACGGTGGAGATGACCGTCGAGCTGGGGCGGGAGGTGCCACTGGAGCCGGGGCTGGGCTTCGCGATCCGCGAGGGCGGGCGGACGGTCGGCGCGGGCACGGTGGTCTCCGTCGGTTCGTAG